Proteins encoded together in one Benincasa hispida cultivar B227 chromosome 1, ASM972705v1, whole genome shotgun sequence window:
- the LOC120072805 gene encoding uncharacterized protein LOC120072805: MFWTAVRYFATKPKPKMKPIELKTPPEQTQTITRVIFDIVREHGPLTIAETWDRVQEVGLRGLTSKRHMKIVMRWMRERQKLRLICNHVGPHKQFLYTTWFTKPNFGQAKQPGRNASQPKSP; the protein is encoded by the exons ATGTTTTGGACTGCAGTAAGGTATTTTGCGACGAAGCCAAAGCCGAAGATGAAGCCGATTGAACTTAAAACTCCACCGGAGCAAACGCAGACGATCACTAGAGTCATCTTCGACATCGTTAGGGAGCATGGTCCGCTAACCATAGCTGAAACTTGGGATCGCGTTCAG GAAGTTGGTTTGAGGGGATTAACAAGCAAAAGGCATATGAAAATAGTGATGAGATGGATGAGGGAACGGCAGAAGTTAAGATTAATTTGCAATCACGTAGGACCTCATAAGCAGTTTCTTTATACCACCTGGTTCACAAAACCCAACTTTGGACAGGCAAAGCAACCGGGGCGTAATGCTTCACAACCAAAAAGCCCTTGA